The following proteins are encoded in a genomic region of Methanoculleus bourgensis MS2:
- a CDS encoding PAS domain S-box protein — protein MHEYILAHGDIPALSAILDALDEGVLIIGPENRVACINRHLQRFLDINQDTPCGVDADLVIRRDLVPRICEESRGKEILAFLSGRLETVEFVCTLRSPDGEVEQARCSCRTVHEGPLPGTRLIHICPDRRRSGAPERRRMEEILRESENRYRFLIENLNEGIWMIDARGTTVFANQKMADILGYPVADMIGMPVSAFVAEEDVGAVQERLRRRERGMREVFECEFLQKSGARVHTLVATAPIIDADGTLRGSLAGVLDITPQKIMEEQLRESEEKYRSLVELSAEATLIYRDGRIAYVNPAGMRLLGASNPAEVIGKAIIEIFRPEARDRVGDLIVQDLQGEETPLVELPLVRLDGTTVPVEGRGTRTFLEGRPAVQIVMRDITHRKRAEEQLQASNRHLLLLNRIIGTSTTHSTGELLETALDQTLDLLGYDSGAIYCPDAARGRRTPYCRRNIPDGCLERAESTLGEFWAGRPCYLERGGDRDTAPLLRETGLAALACIPLAAESEVFGALLIGSRDRGSFSPGERALLEAIGREIGAGLLRRVLLHRLEAANREANLYLDILTHDIRNADNVANIYADILIDELEGEAALHARKLKDGIRKSIEITTNVATIRKIHESRAGFAPVDLHAVILDEITHFPDLCIHYDGQPVEVFADDLLPEVFMNLIGNAVKHGGPGVEVTVAVEDRDERTVVVTVADTGPGVDDEAKKAIFFRFERESGRRGSQGLGLSICRMLIARYGGNIWVEDRVPGHPEEGAAFRFTLRKAGCCGRR, from the coding sequence ATGCACGAATACATCCTCGCACATGGCGATATCCCCGCGCTCTCCGCCATCCTGGATGCGCTCGACGAAGGGGTGCTCATTATCGGCCCCGAGAACCGGGTAGCCTGCATCAACAGGCATCTTCAGCGCTTTCTTGATATCAACCAGGACACACCCTGCGGGGTTGATGCGGACCTTGTTATCCGCCGCGACCTGGTGCCCCGGATCTGCGAAGAATCGCGCGGAAAGGAGATCCTGGCGTTCCTCTCCGGCCGTCTTGAGACGGTTGAGTTTGTATGCACCCTGCGGTCGCCCGACGGCGAAGTAGAGCAGGCCCGTTGCTCGTGCAGGACTGTGCATGAAGGGCCGCTCCCGGGAACGCGGCTCATCCACATCTGCCCTGACCGGCGCCGATCCGGTGCTCCGGAGCGGAGGCGGATGGAGGAGATCCTGCGGGAGAGCGAGAACAGGTACCGGTTCCTCATCGAGAACCTCAACGAGGGTATCTGGATGATCGATGCGCGGGGGACCACGGTCTTTGCCAACCAGAAGATGGCTGATATCCTCGGCTACCCTGTCGCCGATATGATCGGGATGCCGGTTTCTGCGTTTGTTGCCGAAGAGGATGTCGGGGCCGTGCAGGAACGCCTGCGGCGCCGGGAGCGGGGCATGCGCGAAGTCTTTGAGTGTGAGTTTCTCCAAAAAAGCGGTGCCCGCGTCCATACGCTGGTTGCAACCGCCCCTATCATCGACGCCGACGGCACCCTCCGGGGATCTCTTGCCGGGGTCCTGGATATCACCCCCCAAAAGATTATGGAAGAGCAGCTCCGGGAGAGCGAGGAGAAGTACCGCTCGCTGGTCGAGCTTTCCGCCGAGGCGACCCTGATCTACCGTGACGGGAGGATCGCGTACGTCAACCCTGCCGGCATGAGGCTGCTCGGCGCTTCAAACCCGGCGGAAGTCATCGGGAAGGCTATCATTGAGATCTTCCGCCCGGAAGCCCGGGACCGGGTCGGGGACCTCATCGTGCAGGACCTGCAGGGGGAGGAGACGCCGCTCGTTGAACTGCCGCTCGTCAGGCTCGATGGAACGACGGTCCCCGTCGAGGGGAGGGGCACACGGACGTTTCTCGAGGGGCGGCCCGCGGTCCAGATCGTTATGCGGGATATCACCCACCGGAAGCGCGCTGAGGAGCAGCTCCAGGCAAGCAACCGGCATCTCCTGCTGCTCAACAGGATCATCGGCACATCGACCACACACTCCACGGGAGAACTGCTGGAGACGGCGCTTGACCAGACGCTCGACCTTCTCGGCTACGACAGCGGTGCTATCTACTGCCCCGATGCCGCGCGGGGTCGGCGAACCCCCTATTGCCGGCGGAACATCCCGGATGGCTGCCTTGAGCGGGCAGAGAGTACCCTGGGTGAGTTCTGGGCCGGCCGTCCCTGCTACCTTGAGCGGGGAGGGGACCGCGATACCGCCCCCCTCCTCCGGGAAACCGGGCTCGCGGCACTCGCCTGCATCCCGCTCGCCGCTGAGTCGGAGGTCTTTGGGGCACTCCTCATCGGGAGCAGGGACCGGGGGTCCTTCTCTCCCGGGGAACGTGCGCTCCTCGAGGCGATCGGCCGTGAGATCGGGGCCGGTCTCCTGCGGCGGGTGCTCCTCCACCGGCTTGAAGCGGCGAACCGGGAGGCGAACCTCTACCTGGACATCCTCACCCACGACATCAGGAACGCCGATAACGTCGCGAACATCTACGCCGATATCCTCATCGATGAACTCGAGGGGGAGGCGGCCCTGCACGCCAGGAAACTGAAGGACGGGATCCGGAAGAGTATCGAGATCACGACAAACGTCGCGACCATCCGAAAGATCCACGAGAGCCGGGCCGGGTTTGCACCCGTCGACCTCCATGCCGTGATTCTTGACGAGATCACCCACTTCCCCGACCTCTGCATCCACTATGACGGGCAGCCTGTGGAGGTCTTCGCCGACGACCTGCTCCCCGAGGTCTTCATGAACCTGATCGGCAACGCCGTAAAACACGGTGGGCCGGGGGTCGAGGTCACGGTGGCGGTCGAGGACCGGGATGAGAGGACCGTCGTCGTCACCGTCGCCGACACAGGCCCCGGTGTCGACGATGAGGCGAAGAAGGCGATCTTTTTCCGGTTCGAGCGGGAGAGCGGCAGGAGAGGGAGCCAGGGTCTTGGGCTCTCGATATGCCGGATGCTTATTGCGCGCTATGGAGGCAACATCTGGGTCGAGGACCGGGTGCCCGGGCACCCGGAGGAGGGCGCCGCGTTCCGGTTCACCCTCAGGAAGGCCGGGTGCTGCGGAAGGAGGTAG
- a CDS encoding copper-translocating P-type ATPase — protein sequence MGHDHGEQHREKPPEAHRPGAPHHHALEDFRRRFIVSTILTVPILLLSPPVQALLGITITFPGSDYLLLALATVVYLYGGWPFLTGIVSELRDRMPGMMTLIAVAITVAYVYSSAVVLGIVGGEGFFWELATLIDIMLLGHWVEMRSVLGASRALEELVRVMPSEAHLVRDGGTEDVPVDRLTPGDRVLVRPGEKVPVDGVVVEGATSVNEAMLTGESRPVEKRPGDGVIGGAINGEGSVVVEVRKTGAETYIAQVIDLVRKAQESRSRTQDLANRAAFLLVVIALSVGAVTFAAWLVLGEGAGFAVERAATVMVIACPHALGLAVPLVVAVSTALAAKSGFLIRDRTAFERAKDLQAVVFDKTGTLTLGKFGVTDILTFGGAAEEDVVRRAASVEAHSEHPIARGVVRSAEDRGLSLLPLEGFRASPGVGVEGETDGRRVGVVSPGYLAERGIETGDERVGALQRQGKTVVFLLEDDRLTGALALADIIRPESGEAVRRLKAMGIRCMMLTGDNQDVAAWVAGELGLDEFFAGVLPHEKAAKIQEVQRRYRVAMVGDGINDAPALVQADLGVAIGAGTDVAVESADIVLVRNDPRDAAAVIDLSKKTYRKMFQNLLWATGYNAVAIPLAAGVLFGAGIVLTPAAGAVLMSASTVIVAVNARMLRV from the coding sequence ATGGGCCATGATCACGGGGAGCAACACCGGGAGAAGCCGCCGGAGGCCCACCGGCCGGGCGCCCCGCACCACCACGCCCTCGAGGACTTCCGGCGGCGGTTTATCGTATCGACCATTCTCACGGTCCCGATCCTCCTCCTCTCGCCACCGGTCCAGGCGCTCCTCGGGATCACCATCACCTTCCCGGGCTCAGACTACCTCCTCCTCGCCCTCGCAACCGTCGTCTACCTCTACGGCGGCTGGCCGTTCCTTACCGGTATCGTAAGCGAACTCAGGGATAGGATGCCGGGGATGATGACGCTCATCGCCGTCGCGATCACCGTCGCCTACGTCTACAGTTCGGCGGTTGTCCTCGGCATCGTCGGCGGGGAGGGGTTCTTCTGGGAGCTCGCCACCTTAATCGATATCATGCTCCTCGGACACTGGGTGGAGATGCGCTCGGTCCTCGGGGCGTCGAGGGCGCTTGAGGAACTCGTCAGGGTCATGCCGTCGGAGGCGCATCTGGTCAGGGACGGCGGGACTGAGGATGTACCCGTGGACCGGCTCACCCCGGGCGACCGGGTCCTCGTCCGGCCCGGGGAGAAAGTGCCGGTGGACGGCGTGGTGGTCGAGGGGGCGACGAGCGTCAACGAGGCGATGCTCACCGGCGAGTCGAGGCCGGTGGAGAAGCGTCCCGGGGACGGGGTCATCGGCGGGGCGATCAACGGTGAGGGCTCGGTCGTCGTCGAGGTCAGGAAGACGGGTGCGGAGACCTACATCGCCCAGGTGATCGACCTCGTGCGGAAGGCCCAGGAGAGCCGGTCCCGGACCCAGGACCTCGCAAACCGGGCTGCGTTCCTCCTGGTAGTGATCGCCCTCTCGGTCGGTGCGGTGACGTTTGCGGCATGGCTCGTCCTCGGGGAGGGGGCCGGGTTTGCCGTGGAGCGGGCCGCGACCGTGATGGTCATCGCCTGCCCCCACGCGCTCGGCCTCGCTGTCCCGCTCGTGGTCGCGGTCTCGACGGCGCTTGCCGCAAAGTCCGGGTTCCTGATCCGGGACCGGACCGCGTTTGAGCGGGCAAAGGATCTCCAGGCGGTCGTCTTCGACAAGACCGGGACCCTCACGCTGGGGAAGTTCGGGGTCACCGATATCCTCACCTTCGGCGGCGCTGCGGAGGAGGACGTGGTCAGGAGAGCGGCGTCGGTGGAGGCGCACTCCGAGCACCCGATCGCCCGGGGCGTGGTCCGGAGCGCGGAGGACCGGGGCCTCTCCCTCCTCCCGCTCGAGGGCTTCCGGGCGAGCCCCGGGGTCGGCGTCGAGGGAGAGACCGACGGCCGGAGGGTCGGGGTGGTCAGCCCCGGTTACCTCGCTGAGCGGGGAATAGAGACCGGGGACGAACGGGTCGGGGCGCTCCAACGGCAGGGCAAGACCGTCGTCTTCCTCCTCGAGGACGACCGGCTCACCGGGGCCCTCGCGCTCGCCGATATCATCAGGCCTGAGTCGGGGGAGGCTGTCCGGCGGCTCAAAGCGATGGGTATCCGGTGCATGATGCTCACCGGCGACAACCAGGACGTCGCCGCGTGGGTGGCGGGGGAACTGGGCCTCGATGAGTTCTTCGCCGGGGTTCTTCCCCATGAGAAGGCCGCAAAGATCCAGGAGGTGCAGCGCCGCTACCGGGTGGCGATGGTGGGCGACGGGATCAACGACGCCCCGGCGCTCGTGCAGGCCGACCTCGGGGTCGCTATCGGGGCGGGGACCGATGTGGCCGTGGAGAGCGCCGATATTGTCCTCGTGCGAAACGACCCCAGAGACGCAGCGGCAGTCATCGACCTCTCAAAGAAGACCTACCGGAAGATGTTCCAGAACCTCCTCTGGGCGACCGGCTACAACGCCGTCGCCATCCCGCTCGCCGCCGGCGTGCTCTTTGGTGCCGGTATCGTCCTCACCCCGGCCGCCGGGGCGGTGCTGATGAGCGCAAGCACTGTGATCGTCGCTGTCAACGCACGGATGCTCCGGGTATAG
- a CDS encoding PD-(D/E)XK nuclease family protein has translation MCPAVLYRRLPGEGLDEVIAGFREAAAWDPGGTVLIVPTSRLADDIAHRLIAEGTPIFGDAVTTLAGFARRVFEDHAKTESLITGAQSRLIIADILATRAADLPLLVRGDRPGSGVVNELATLVEVLTTRKVDYPAALGDLQGAKSAEIGLVLDAYLRFLDEHDLVDESTLLARAARWLAGGGRDRTGPVFIYGLYEPVPLERDLILAIRERAPEFHYVVPWADNPAVFIDDGAWVRPDVVDGSAAKSRIAGLFSGRATWDCGGDICITARKDRLDEVRAVAQEVRDLIAGGVPPGDIAVAFPDLPAAMAYVEEVFPDFGIPYASSRGTALIGSPLARALLAVIAVPVHGYRREDVVALLNSPYIGEQFPRGAVVDVLSREARITGGADAWDERLALLAGSIEAEIAMPGTPEGVRRRHEAMLAAIAGVREGLKDLFSDLLTLGGAKTIAGHLAAYRSLLARWGCPVMPEGGDPVLFERESRDRAAFFRVLDTLEATALILPEREVGPAEFLSVLSLLVAGTGSGSRHRRHAVQVIGIRETAHLTIPHLFIAGLVEGAMPRLTTRLPFATDLETRRLGTRSRADILREERYYFTAALLAARDRVCLSFPAADSGAPAIRSSFIDAVRDAAAPGTWGAESFSASRLAAAAEAGALIARARFDEAAAILPPSAVREAAHRLNIENYHRRGPCDSPYDGVLCDDPEAVAALTRRFGDDAVYSPTALETYADCPFRFYLGDVLSLEPLASPDPDLTARERGSLVHRIAHRFYAGWRRDGHGPLTDENHPEALRRILAIGREEAEQVSLRSPAWAVEKEFLLGSPLAGRGLLERFIENELRLAASPLSPRAFEFSFGLPVGEGAADAVPIRLGEGPEETILLRGRIDRIDVAPDGAFMITDYKTGSSHPNLADVMAGKALQLPLYIRAVETLTGLSGAAGAYYTVRRGEVRARPVFWDTGRKDHFAVYPGTRNSGVEDVRALVDASLARVRDYLHGIRNGRFPPRQDAGPCPGYCGFATVCRFDGLREFSSCGEGSDGAH, from the coding sequence ATGTGTCCTGCCGTCCTGTACCGCCGTCTTCCGGGCGAAGGCCTGGATGAGGTCATTGCGGGGTTCCGGGAAGCCGCCGCCTGGGACCCTGGGGGAACTGTTCTCATTGTCCCGACGTCGCGCCTCGCCGACGATATCGCTCATCGCCTCATCGCTGAAGGCACGCCCATCTTCGGCGACGCGGTCACCACACTTGCCGGGTTCGCCCGGAGGGTCTTTGAGGATCACGCAAAGACCGAGAGCCTCATTACCGGGGCGCAGTCCCGGCTCATCATCGCCGATATCCTCGCCACCCGGGCCGCCGACCTCCCGCTCCTCGTCAGGGGGGACCGGCCGGGGTCCGGGGTCGTCAATGAGCTGGCGACGCTCGTTGAGGTCCTCACCACGCGGAAGGTGGATTATCCGGCGGCGCTCGGCGACCTCCAGGGCGCAAAGAGCGCTGAGATCGGGCTTGTCCTCGATGCGTACCTCCGGTTCCTGGACGAGCACGACCTCGTCGATGAAAGCACCCTCCTTGCCCGGGCCGCCCGGTGGCTCGCCGGGGGCGGCCGGGACCGCACCGGCCCGGTCTTCATCTACGGGCTCTACGAGCCGGTGCCGCTCGAGCGGGACCTCATCCTCGCCATCCGGGAGCGGGCTCCCGAGTTCCATTACGTGGTCCCGTGGGCCGACAACCCCGCGGTCTTCATCGACGACGGGGCATGGGTCCGCCCGGACGTGGTCGACGGCTCTGCGGCAAAGAGCCGGATCGCCGGCCTCTTCTCCGGCCGTGCAACCTGGGACTGCGGAGGGGACATCTGCATCACCGCCCGAAAGGACCGGCTCGATGAGGTCAGGGCGGTTGCGCAGGAGGTCCGGGACCTCATCGCCGGCGGCGTCCCGCCCGGTGATATCGCGGTTGCCTTCCCCGACCTTCCGGCGGCGATGGCGTACGTGGAGGAGGTCTTCCCCGACTTCGGGATACCGTATGCCTCCTCGCGGGGGACGGCGCTCATCGGGTCCCCGCTTGCCAGGGCGCTCCTCGCCGTCATCGCCGTCCCGGTCCACGGATACCGCCGTGAGGACGTCGTCGCCCTCCTCAACTCCCCCTACATCGGGGAGCAGTTCCCTCGGGGAGCGGTCGTCGACGTCCTCTCCCGGGAGGCCCGGATCACCGGGGGCGCCGACGCCTGGGACGAACGGCTCGCACTCCTCGCCGGGAGCATTGAAGCGGAGATCGCGATGCCCGGCACCCCGGAGGGGGTCCGGCGCCGCCACGAAGCGATGCTCGCCGCGATCGCAGGGGTGCGGGAGGGGCTCAAGGATCTCTTTTCCGATCTTTTGACCCTTGGGGGCGCAAAGACGATCGCGGGGCACCTTGCCGCGTACCGGTCGCTCCTTGCCCGGTGGGGCTGCCCGGTGATGCCGGAAGGGGGCGATCCGGTCCTCTTTGAGCGGGAGTCCCGCGACCGGGCGGCATTCTTCCGGGTCCTCGATACACTGGAGGCAACGGCCCTGATACTCCCGGAGAGGGAGGTGGGGCCTGCTGAGTTCCTCTCGGTGCTCTCGCTCCTTGTCGCCGGGACGGGCTCCGGGAGTCGCCACAGAAGGCACGCGGTCCAGGTCATCGGCATCAGGGAGACGGCGCACCTCACCATCCCGCACCTCTTCATCGCCGGCCTCGTCGAGGGGGCGATGCCACGCCTGACGACCCGGCTCCCGTTTGCCACCGACCTTGAGACCCGGCGGCTCGGGACGCGGTCGCGGGCCGATATCCTCCGGGAAGAGCGCTACTACTTCACCGCGGCGCTCCTCGCCGCCCGGGACCGGGTCTGCCTCAGTTTCCCGGCAGCCGACAGCGGGGCCCCGGCGATACGCTCCTCCTTCATCGATGCGGTCAGGGATGCCGCAGCCCCGGGCACCTGGGGCGCGGAGTCGTTCAGCGCGTCACGCCTCGCGGCGGCGGCAGAGGCCGGGGCGCTGATCGCCCGGGCCAGGTTCGATGAGGCGGCCGCCATCCTCCCGCCGTCCGCTGTCCGTGAAGCGGCCCACAGGCTCAACATCGAGAATTACCACCGCCGGGGTCCCTGCGACTCCCCGTACGACGGCGTGCTCTGCGACGACCCGGAGGCCGTGGCGGCGCTCACCCGGAGGTTCGGGGATGATGCCGTCTACTCGCCGACCGCGCTTGAGACCTACGCGGACTGCCCCTTCAGGTTCTACCTCGGCGACGTCCTCTCGCTTGAACCGCTCGCCTCCCCCGACCCCGACCTGACCGCCCGGGAGCGGGGGAGCCTCGTCCACCGGATAGCGCACCGGTTCTACGCCGGCTGGAGGCGGGACGGGCACGGACCGCTCACCGACGAGAACCACCCCGAAGCCCTCCGGCGGATCCTTGCCATCGGGAGGGAGGAGGCGGAGCAGGTCAGCCTCAGGAGCCCGGCGTGGGCGGTCGAGAAGGAGTTCCTGCTCGGGTCCCCGCTTGCCGGTCGGGGGCTGCTTGAGCGGTTCATCGAGAACGAGTTGAGGCTTGCGGCATCGCCCCTCTCCCCCCGGGCGTTCGAGTTCTCGTTCGGGCTCCCGGTTGGGGAGGGGGCAGCCGACGCAGTTCCGATACGGCTCGGCGAAGGACCGGAGGAGACGATCCTGCTCCGGGGCAGGATCGACCGGATCGACGTCGCTCCCGACGGGGCGTTCATGATCACCGACTACAAGACCGGCAGTTCGCACCCGAACCTTGCGGACGTCATGGCGGGAAAAGCCCTCCAGCTCCCGCTCTACATCAGGGCGGTCGAGACCCTCACCGGGCTCTCGGGGGCGGCCGGCGCCTACTACACCGTCCGGCGGGGCGAGGTCCGGGCCCGGCCGGTCTTCTGGGATACGGGCCGGAAAGACCACTTTGCGGTCTATCCCGGGACCCGGAACAGCGGCGTCGAGGACGTCCGGGCGCTGGTCGACGCCTCCCTCGCCCGGGTAAGAGACTACCTGCACGGTATACGGAACGGCCGGTTCCCCCCGCGGCAGGACGCCGGCCCCTGCCCGGGGTACTGTGGTTTTGCGACGGTCTGCAGGTTCGACGGCTTGCGGGAGTTCTCATCCTGCGGGGAGGGGTCAGATGGGGCTCACTGA
- a CDS encoding SHOCT domain-containing protein: MNGYMHPYWDGHHMFEGWPASLIFGWGMMLLWLIVFFAIGVLVYRDAERRGMNGPLWFILVILPMVGFIFLILYLVLREPGRVQAVPAGDTAMDVLRERYARGEIGEEEFRKREKELERRD; encoded by the coding sequence ATGAACGGATATATGCACCCGTACTGGGACGGCCACCACATGTTTGAGGGGTGGCCCGCGTCCCTGATCTTCGGGTGGGGCATGATGCTCCTCTGGCTGATCGTCTTCTTCGCCATCGGCGTCCTGGTCTACCGGGATGCAGAGCGACGGGGAATGAACGGCCCGCTCTGGTTCATCCTCGTCATCCTCCCCATGGTCGGGTTCATCTTCCTCATCCTCTACCTGGTGCTCCGGGAGCCCGGCAGAGTACAGGCGGTCCCGGCCGGCGATACGGCGATGGACGTGCTCAGGGAGCGTTACGCGCGGGGCGAGATCGGCGAAGAGGAGTTCCGGAAGCGTGAAAAAGAACTGGAGCGGAGGGACTGA